In the Brienomyrus brachyistius isolate T26 chromosome 20, BBRACH_0.4, whole genome shotgun sequence genome, one interval contains:
- the r3hcc1l gene encoding coiled-coil domain-containing protein R3HCC1L isoform X3, with protein MLPSVSLHHYPQISLTEGKKKKSIQDPQFDYYNYAVEQEVDLFEDEMSHILEIYDFPVEFKVEDLMRAFQLYQQRGIDIQWVDDRHALALFSSPITAKEALRSKHPMVKLRSLSQASPASKAKARQCSDDVLPAKERPQTSAALARRLVTSALGVKSRQTKEEREAERKKLQEAREQKRLAAKQREDAWEGK; from the exons ATGCTTCCCTCCGTCTCTCTCCATCATTACCCCCAGATCTCATTGACGGAGGGGAAGAAGAAGAAATCCATCCAGGATCCACAGTTCGACTACTACAACTACGCCGTGGAGCAGGAGGTGGATCTCTTTGAGGACGAGATGTCCCACATCTTGGAGATATATGACTTCCCTGTCGAGTTCAAGGTGGAGGATCTGATGCGTGCCTTCCAGCTCTACCA GCAGAGAGGCATTGACATCCAGTGGGTGGATGACAGGCACGCCTTGGCGCTGTTCTCCAGTCCAATAACAG CCAAAGAGGCCCTGAGGTCGAAGCACCCGATGGTGAAGCTGCGATCCCTGTCGCAGGCATCCCCTGCCAGCAAGGCCAAGGCCCGCCAGTGCTCAG ACGACGTCCTGCCTGCCAAGGAGCGACCACAGACCAGTGCCGCTCTTGCCCGTCGCCTGGTGACCAGCGCCTTGGGTGTGAAGAGCAGGCAGACCAAGGAAGAGCGGGAGGCGGAGAGGAAGAAGCTGCAGGAGGCACGAG agcAAAAGCGCTTGGCAGCGAAGCAGAGAGAGGATGCCTGGGAGGGGAAGTGa